The proteins below come from a single Halostagnicola larsenii XH-48 genomic window:
- a CDS encoding V-type ATP synthase subunit C, which translates to MSTGASNPEYVNARVRSRRAAMLSDEDYRKLIRMGPSEIARFMEETEYETEINALGTRFSGVDLIEYALNRNLAKHFDDLLEWSEGELYDRIVRYLRKFDVWNLKTIVRGIYTDSDPEEIQTDLIRAGELDDGTLDRLVEVDSIEDVIEIIEGTIFADQLEDAYEAYEESGALVPLENALDRAFYENLLEDLGRPREGPQAKYVEFLEAEIDFRNARNALRLARSGADLDPAAYYIEGGVLFEESDLNRLIGDYDTLVDHIAENKRYGDRLSGALDQLRDADSLIQFEHALDAALLEYADTLSSVYPTSISPVLSFVLAKEREVENIRAIARGREVGLDENEIEEELVIL; encoded by the coding sequence ATGAGCACAGGTGCCTCGAATCCGGAGTACGTGAACGCCCGTGTTCGCTCGCGCCGAGCGGCGATGCTGTCCGACGAGGACTACCGCAAACTGATCCGGATGGGGCCGAGCGAGATCGCGCGGTTCATGGAAGAGACGGAGTACGAAACCGAGATCAACGCGCTCGGGACCCGATTTTCCGGCGTCGATCTGATCGAGTACGCACTGAACCGAAACCTCGCGAAGCACTTCGACGATCTGCTCGAGTGGTCCGAGGGCGAACTCTACGATCGAATCGTTCGATATCTCCGAAAGTTCGACGTCTGGAACCTGAAAACGATCGTTCGCGGGATCTACACGGACAGCGATCCCGAGGAGATCCAGACAGACCTCATTCGAGCCGGCGAACTCGACGACGGAACGCTCGATCGGCTGGTCGAAGTCGATTCGATCGAAGACGTCATCGAGATTATCGAGGGGACGATTTTCGCCGACCAGCTCGAAGACGCCTACGAGGCCTACGAGGAAAGCGGTGCTCTCGTTCCGCTAGAAAACGCGTTGGATCGAGCGTTTTACGAGAATTTACTCGAGGATCTTGGCCGACCCCGAGAGGGGCCCCAGGCGAAGTACGTCGAGTTCCTCGAGGCGGAGATCGACTTCCGAAACGCACGGAACGCGTTGCGTCTCGCACGGAGCGGGGCGGACCTCGATCCAGCCGCCTACTACATCGAGGGTGGCGTACTGTTCGAAGAGTCCGACCTGAACCGACTGATCGGCGACTACGACACGCTCGTCGATCACATCGCGGAGAACAAACGCTACGGCGACCGCCTGTCGGGGGCGCTGGATCAACTGCGCGATGCTGACAGCCTTATCCAGTTCGAGCACGCACTAGACGCCGCGTTGCTCGAGTACGCTGATACGCTCTCGAGCGTGTATCCGACCTCGATATCACCGGTGCTGTCGTTCGTTCTCGCGAAAGAGCGCGAGGTCGAGAATATCCGTGCGATCGCGCGCGGCCGCGAGGTCGGACTCGACGAGAACGAGATTGAAGAAGAGCTGGTGATCCTATGA
- a CDS encoding V-type ATP synthase subunit F has translation MSQEIAVVGSPEFTTGFRLAGVSRFENVPDDEKDERLDDAATAALEDDGVGIVVMHDDDLEYLSRNVRQEVETSVEPVVVTIGSGTGGGGLREQIKRAIGIDLMDEDEDS, from the coding sequence ATGAGCCAGGAAATCGCAGTCGTCGGCAGTCCGGAGTTTACAACCGGCTTCCGCCTCGCGGGAGTCAGTCGATTCGAGAACGTTCCGGACGACGAAAAAGACGAACGGTTAGACGACGCAGCGACGGCCGCCCTCGAAGACGATGGCGTCGGTATCGTCGTCATGCACGACGACGATCTCGAGTACCTGTCACGAAACGTTCGACAGGAAGTCGAGACGAGCGTCGAGCCGGTCGTCGTCACGATCGGAAGCGGAACCGGTGGTGGCGGGCTGCGCGAACAGATAAAACGCGCGATCGGGATCGACCTGATGGACGAGGACGAAGACAGCTAA
- a CDS encoding ATP synthase subunit A — protein sequence MSQAEQTETVDEDGVIESVSGPVVTAADLDARMNDVVYVGDEGLMGEVIEIEGNLTTIQVYEETSGVGPGEPVENTGEPLSVDLGPGMLDSIYDGVQRPLDVLEDKMGTAFLDRGVDAPGIDLEKEWEFEPEVTEGDVVEPGDVVGVVPETVTIEHKVMVPPDYEGGEVTSVESGEFTVEETVVELDSGEEIQMHQEWPVREARPAGDKETPTEPLVTGQRVQDGLFPLAKGGTAAIPGPFGSGKTVTQQQLAKWSDADIVVYIGCGERGNEMTEVIEDFPELPDPQTGNPLMARTCLIANTSNMPVAARESCIYTGITIAEYYRDMGYDVALMADSTSRWAEAMREISSRLEEMPGEEGYPAYLAASLSEFYERAGKFQLINGDEGSISVVGAVSPPGGDFSEPVTQNTLRIVKTFWALDADLAERRHFPSIDWNESYSLYKDQLDPWWEDNIAGDWSDTRQWAVDVLDEEDELQEIVQLVGKDALPEDQQLTLEIARYLREAWLQQNALHDVDTYCEPEKTYRMLKAIETFNDEAFEALEAGVPVEEIQNVDAAPRLNRMGTAEEWNEFIDEIQDDLKEQLRALY from the coding sequence ATGAGCCAGGCAGAACAAACCGAGACCGTCGACGAAGACGGTGTAATCGAAAGCGTGAGCGGTCCGGTCGTGACCGCCGCGGACCTCGACGCCCGGATGAACGACGTCGTTTACGTCGGCGACGAAGGGCTGATGGGCGAGGTCATCGAGATCGAAGGGAACCTGACCACGATTCAGGTGTACGAAGAAACCTCCGGCGTCGGCCCGGGCGAACCCGTCGAAAACACGGGCGAACCGCTCAGCGTCGACCTCGGACCCGGCATGCTGGACTCCATCTACGACGGCGTCCAGCGTCCACTCGACGTTCTCGAGGACAAGATGGGAACGGCGTTTCTCGACCGCGGGGTCGACGCTCCCGGTATCGACCTCGAGAAGGAGTGGGAGTTCGAACCCGAAGTCACAGAAGGCGACGTAGTCGAACCCGGCGACGTCGTCGGTGTCGTCCCGGAGACGGTCACCATCGAACACAAAGTGATGGTCCCACCGGACTACGAGGGTGGGGAAGTTACCAGCGTCGAAAGCGGCGAGTTCACCGTCGAAGAGACGGTCGTCGAACTCGACAGCGGCGAGGAGATCCAGATGCACCAGGAGTGGCCGGTCCGAGAGGCCCGTCCCGCCGGTGACAAGGAGACGCCAACCGAACCGCTCGTCACGGGACAGCGCGTACAGGATGGCCTCTTCCCGCTCGCGAAGGGCGGAACGGCGGCGATTCCCGGTCCGTTCGGATCCGGAAAGACCGTTACCCAGCAGCAACTCGCCAAGTGGTCCGACGCGGACATCGTCGTCTACATCGGCTGTGGCGAGCGCGGTAACGAGATGACCGAGGTCATCGAGGACTTCCCGGAACTGCCGGACCCACAGACCGGAAACCCGCTGATGGCCCGGACGTGTCTCATCGCGAATACGTCGAACATGCCCGTCGCAGCGCGTGAATCCTGCATTTACACGGGAATCACGATCGCGGAGTACTACCGCGACATGGGCTACGACGTCGCACTGATGGCCGACTCCACCTCGCGGTGGGCAGAGGCCATGCGCGAAATCTCGAGCCGACTCGAGGAGATGCCCGGCGAAGAAGGGTATCCCGCGTATCTCGCCGCCTCGCTCTCGGAGTTCTACGAGCGCGCCGGCAAGTTCCAGCTGATTAACGGCGACGAAGGGTCGATTTCGGTCGTCGGTGCGGTCTCGCCGCCGGGCGGGGACTTCTCCGAGCCGGTCACCCAGAACACGCTCCGTATCGTCAAGACGTTCTGGGCACTGGACGCCGACCTCGCGGAACGTCGGCACTTCCCGTCGATCGACTGGAACGAATCGTACTCGCTGTACAAGGACCAGCTCGATCCGTGGTGGGAGGACAACATCGCGGGCGACTGGTCGGACACCCGCCAGTGGGCGGTCGACGTGCTCGACGAGGAAGACGAACTGCAGGAGATCGTCCAGCTCGTCGGTAAGGACGCGCTGCCGGAAGACCAGCAGCTGACCTTAGAAATCGCACGCTATCTGCGTGAGGCCTGGCTCCAGCAGAACGCGCTCCACGACGTCGACACCTACTGCGAACCCGAGAAGACCTACCGAATGCTCAAAGCGATCGAGACGTTCAACGACGAAGCGTTCGAAGCGCTCGAGGCAGGGGTTCCGGTCGAAGAGATTCAAAACGTCGACGCCGCACCCCGGCTCAACCGCATGGGTACAGCCGAGGAGTGGAACGAATTCATCGACGAGATCCAAGACGACCTCAAAGAACAACTGCGAGCACTGTACTAA
- a CDS encoding ATP synthase subunit B: MKEYQTITEISGPLVFAEVDEPVGYDEIVEIETEDGRTLRGQVLESSEGIVSIQVFEGTGGIDRNASVRFLGETMKMPVTEDLLGRVLDGSGNPIDGGPEIVPDERHDIVGEAINPYSREYPEEFIQTGVSAIDGMNTLVRGQKLPIFSGSGLPHNELALQIARQATVPEEEDGEDDDGSEFAVIFGAMGITAEEANEFMEDFERTGALERSVVFMNLADDPAVERQVTPRLVLTTAEYLAFEKDYHVLVILTDMTNYCEALREIGAAREEVPGRRGYPGYMYTDLAQLYERAGRIEGRDGSVTQIPILTMPGDDDTHPIPDLTGYITEGQIMMDRNLNSQGIEPPVNVLPSLSRLMDDGIGEGLTRADHGDVSDQMYAAYAEGEDLRDLVNIVGREALSERDNKFLDFADRFEKEFVQQGYDTNRSIDETLEIGWDLLSMLPKDALNRIDEDLIEEHYREDETGEEAEAVSAD, from the coding sequence ATGAAAGAGTACCAGACTATCACGGAAATTAGCGGTCCGCTGGTGTTCGCCGAAGTCGACGAGCCGGTCGGGTACGACGAAATCGTCGAAATCGAGACCGAAGACGGGCGGACCCTTCGCGGTCAGGTGCTGGAATCGAGCGAGGGTATCGTCTCGATCCAGGTGTTCGAAGGCACGGGCGGTATCGACCGCAACGCCTCCGTTCGCTTCCTGGGCGAGACGATGAAGATGCCCGTCACCGAGGACCTCCTCGGACGGGTACTTGACGGTTCCGGGAATCCGATCGACGGCGGCCCGGAAATCGTCCCCGACGAACGACACGACATCGTCGGCGAAGCGATCAACCCGTACTCTCGAGAGTATCCCGAGGAGTTCATCCAGACCGGTGTCTCGGCCATCGACGGCATGAACACGCTGGTCCGCGGTCAGAAGCTGCCGATCTTCTCCGGATCGGGGCTGCCACACAACGAACTCGCACTCCAGATCGCCCGACAGGCGACCGTTCCGGAAGAAGAAGACGGCGAGGACGATGACGGATCCGAGTTCGCAGTCATCTTCGGCGCGATGGGTATCACCGCCGAGGAGGCAAACGAGTTCATGGAGGACTTCGAGCGAACGGGCGCACTCGAGCGCTCGGTCGTCTTCATGAATCTCGCGGACGACCCTGCGGTCGAACGACAGGTTACGCCGCGGCTCGTCCTGACAACCGCGGAGTATCTAGCCTTCGAGAAGGATTACCACGTGCTGGTTATCCTGACGGACATGACCAACTACTGTGAGGCACTGCGAGAGATCGGTGCCGCGCGTGAGGAGGTTCCGGGCCGACGTGGCTATCCCGGATACATGTACACCGACCTGGCCCAGCTCTACGAGCGGGCGGGTCGAATCGAAGGGCGCGACGGATCGGTCACCCAGATTCCGATCCTCACGATGCCCGGCGACGACGACACCCACCCGATCCCTGACCTGACTGGCTACATTACGGAAGGCCAGATCATGATGGATCGGAACCTGAACAGTCAGGGTATCGAGCCGCCAGTCAACGTCCTTCCGAGCCTCTCGCGACTGATGGACGACGGTATCGGCGAAGGGCTCACTCGAGCGGACCACGGCGACGTCTCCGACCAGATGTACGCCGCCTACGCGGAGGGTGAGGACCTGCGCGACCTCGTAAACATCGTCGGTCGCGAAGCGCTGTCCGAACGGGACAACAAGTTCCTCGACTTCGCCGACCGCTTCGAGAAGGAGTTCGTCCAACAGGGCTACGACACCAACCGCTCGATCGACGAAACGCTCGAGATCGGCTGGGACCTGCTGTCGATGCTGCCCAAGGACGCGCTCAATCGTATCGACGAAGACCTCATCGAAGAACACTACCGTGAAGACGAAACCGGCGAAGAAGCCGAAGCCGTTTCGGCCGACTAA
- a CDS encoding long-chain-fatty-acid--CoA ligase, giving the protein MHKPLLVTEFLDRARTHYGDDEAVVATSGERFTYDELGERADRFAAALQERGIEKGDRVAILDPNTHYHLEAAYGIMQIGAVHTPLNYRLTPDDFEYILSDAGVDAIYADYDFAERIEAIRDEVPTETFITNDVDAVEGNWEAFDDVLESAGTEYDRPEMDEDEIITINYTSGTTGDPKGVCRTHRCETLHAYLVVAHQELADDDTYLWTLPMFHANGWGHIFAVTGIGAKHVCARGVDAGDIFEAVRDENVSYMCGAPTVLNMLVDYYDEYEPETTGDSPVRLATAGSAPPEATIRTVEEEFGWYLKHVYGATETGPLITTSDARRHFEAGSDDRFRIKKRQGLAYLGTEIRVVDEDGTDVPRDDETLGEVVVRGNQIMEKYWNKPEATEEAFSDRIEGYYHTGDLATIDENGMIAIQDRKKDIIISGGENISSIELEDALFDHPEVSDVAVIPSPSDEWGETPKAFVVPASGDPDEPGVTTDELLEFTKENLAGYKAVRRTEFVEQLPTTATGKIQKYELRQEEWEGEERMVGQG; this is encoded by the coding sequence ATGCACAAGCCATTGCTGGTCACGGAGTTTCTCGACAGGGCCCGAACGCACTACGGCGACGACGAGGCGGTCGTCGCCACCTCGGGCGAACGGTTCACGTACGACGAACTCGGCGAGCGCGCCGACCGCTTCGCCGCGGCGCTACAGGAGCGCGGGATCGAGAAGGGCGACCGCGTCGCCATCCTCGACCCGAATACGCACTACCATCTCGAGGCGGCCTACGGAATCATGCAGATCGGGGCAGTCCACACGCCGCTGAACTATCGGCTCACGCCCGACGACTTCGAGTATATCCTCTCGGACGCGGGCGTCGACGCGATTTACGCCGACTACGACTTCGCCGAGCGTATCGAAGCGATCCGCGACGAGGTGCCGACGGAGACGTTCATCACGAACGACGTGGATGCCGTCGAAGGGAATTGGGAAGCGTTCGACGACGTCCTCGAGTCGGCGGGCACCGAGTACGACCGACCGGAGATGGACGAAGACGAGATAATCACGATCAACTACACGTCGGGAACGACGGGCGATCCCAAAGGCGTCTGTCGCACCCACCGGTGTGAAACGCTCCACGCGTATCTGGTGGTCGCCCACCAGGAACTGGCCGACGACGACACCTACCTCTGGACGCTCCCGATGTTCCACGCGAACGGGTGGGGTCACATCTTCGCCGTGACCGGGATCGGCGCGAAACACGTCTGCGCGCGAGGTGTCGACGCCGGAGACATCTTCGAAGCGGTTCGAGACGAGAACGTTTCCTACATGTGCGGCGCGCCGACGGTCCTGAACATGCTGGTCGACTACTACGACGAGTACGAACCCGAGACGACCGGCGATTCGCCGGTACGGCTCGCGACCGCGGGGAGCGCCCCGCCCGAAGCGACGATCCGAACCGTCGAGGAGGAGTTCGGCTGGTACTTAAAACACGTCTACGGGGCGACCGAGACGGGCCCGCTCATCACCACTTCCGACGCGCGTCGACACTTCGAGGCCGGTAGCGACGATCGATTCCGAATCAAGAAACGACAGGGACTCGCCTATCTCGGAACCGAGATCAGGGTCGTCGACGAGGACGGGACGGACGTCCCCCGCGACGACGAGACGCTCGGCGAGGTCGTCGTCCGCGGGAACCAGATCATGGAGAAGTACTGGAACAAGCCCGAGGCGACCGAGGAAGCGTTCTCGGATCGAATCGAAGGCTACTATCACACCGGCGACCTCGCGACGATCGACGAGAACGGAATGATCGCGATTCAGGACCGCAAGAAGGACATCATCATCTCTGGCGGCGAGAACATCTCGAGCATCGAACTCGAGGACGCGCTGTTCGACCACCCCGAGGTGTCGGACGTGGCGGTGATCCCGTCTCCCAGCGACGAGTGGGGCGAGACGCCGAAGGCGTTCGTCGTTCCCGCGAGCGGCGACCCCGACGAACCGGGAGTGACGACGGACGAACTGCTCGAGTTCACGAAGGAGAATCTGGCGGGCTACAAGGCGGTTCGCCGGACGGAGTTCGTCGAGCAGTTGCCGACGACGGCGACCGGCAAGATACAGAAGTACGAACTTCGACAGGAAGAGTGGGAAGGAGAAGAGCGGATGGTCGGACAGGGGTAG
- a CDS encoding zinc ribbon domain-containing protein, translated as MKDDDHGCPKCDRTETEIDEISTTGTGLSKFLDIQNRKFMVISCTNCGYSELYKGQSSGDMVDLFLG; from the coding sequence ATGAAAGACGACGATCACGGCTGTCCAAAGTGTGACCGCACGGAAACGGAAATCGACGAAATTTCGACGACTGGAACGGGCTTGTCGAAGTTCCTCGACATACAGAACCGGAAATTTATGGTCATCAGCTGTACCAACTGCGGCTACTCTGAACTCTATAAGGGACAGTCCTCGGGCGACATGGTCGACCTGTTCCTCGGGTAA
- a CDS encoding V-type ATP synthase subunit D, whose amino-acid sequence MAKDVKPTRKNLMAIEDRIELSERGHGTLEKKRDGLIMEFMDILDKAQDVRGELSDDYNAAQKKINMARAMEGDVAVRGAAAALQEHPEITTESKNIMGVVVPQIESSRVSKNLDQRGYGIMGTSARIDEAAEAYEDLLESIILAAEVETAMKKMLREIETTKRRVNALEFKLLPDLYSSQEYIEQKLEEQEREETFRLKKIKEKKEQEEKEQKAAEEAEKAEDLEGGQTPPIGSAAGGD is encoded by the coding sequence ATGGCCAAGGACGTCAAGCCGACCCGCAAGAACTTGATGGCGATCGAGGATCGCATCGAGCTCTCCGAACGCGGCCACGGTACGCTCGAGAAGAAACGAGACGGTCTCATCATGGAGTTCATGGACATCCTGGACAAGGCACAGGACGTCCGCGGCGAACTCTCGGATGACTACAATGCGGCCCAGAAGAAGATCAACATGGCCCGAGCGATGGAAGGCGACGTCGCCGTTCGCGGCGCTGCTGCCGCTCTGCAAGAACACCCCGAGATTACCACCGAGTCCAAGAACATCATGGGAGTCGTCGTTCCGCAGATCGAATCCTCTCGCGTCTCGAAGAACTTAGACCAGCGCGGCTACGGGATCATGGGCACCTCCGCACGCATCGACGAGGCCGCCGAGGCCTACGAGGACCTCCTCGAGAGCATTATCCTCGCCGCCGAGGTCGAGACGGCGATGAAGAAGATGCTCCGAGAGATCGAAACGACCAAACGGCGCGTCAACGCCCTCGAGTTCAAGCTCCTTCCGGATCTCTACAGCAGTCAGGAGTACATCGAACAGAAACTCGAGGAGCAAGAACGCGAGGAGACCTTCCGGCTGAAAAAGATCAAAGAGAAGAAAGAACAGGAAGAAAAAGAACAGAAGGCTGCAGAAGAAGCCGAGAAAGCAGAGGACCTCGAAGGCGGCCAAACGCCGCCGATCGGGAGCGCGGCGGGCGGCGACTAA
- a CDS encoding DUF6276 family protein: MYCSHCDSPLVPFEVPEAYGEYAPSEAPVATICSRCLRVTDLEESNEVAVADSPDFTIVSEAFPTREKPAAGVALALGLCASLARNRNNLEALVADLERAGTDPLLTLERVCQDPSVEPTMDLERRLHQLEQFVY; this comes from the coding sequence ATGTACTGTTCTCACTGCGATTCGCCGCTTGTTCCGTTCGAGGTGCCAGAAGCATACGGAGAGTACGCACCGTCAGAAGCGCCGGTAGCGACGATCTGTTCGCGGTGCCTGCGTGTTACTGACCTCGAGGAATCCAACGAGGTTGCGGTAGCCGACTCTCCAGACTTCACTATCGTCAGCGAGGCGTTTCCGACTCGGGAGAAACCGGCCGCCGGGGTCGCACTCGCGCTCGGATTGTGTGCGTCGCTCGCTCGGAATCGGAACAATCTCGAGGCGCTGGTAGCCGACCTCGAGCGGGCGGGAACGGACCCGTTGTTGACACTCGAGCGAGTGTGTCAGGATCCGTCGGTCGAACCGACGATGGATCTCGAGCGGCGATTGCACCAACTCGAGCAATTTGTATACTGA
- a CDS encoding DUF5811 family protein — MNGNTPYAGLPGVTGAGKRAAADIPDLTNTQKRTLHRDVSRIAARTREYLPNEYVVDSDISHGSTGPQVTVAVRPPVGHAVSAGFTPDLEADLEDAAEEVIDADERDEVARGLAASAALQVKQALSNNVTPTAR; from the coding sequence ATGAACGGAAATACGCCGTACGCGGGCTTGCCGGGTGTTACTGGGGCTGGAAAGCGTGCAGCGGCGGACATCCCCGATCTGACGAACACGCAAAAGCGGACGCTTCATCGCGATGTTTCGCGGATCGCGGCTCGAACGCGGGAGTACCTTCCCAACGAGTACGTCGTCGATTCGGATATCTCCCACGGATCGACCGGTCCGCAGGTGACCGTCGCCGTTCGACCACCCGTCGGCCACGCGGTCAGCGCAGGGTTCACGCCCGACCTCGAGGCGGATCTCGAGGATGCCGCCGAAGAAGTGATCGACGCCGACGAGCGCGACGAAGTCGCCCGCGGTCTGGCCGCAAGCGCCGCCTTGCAGGTCAAACAGGCACTGAGCAACAACGTCACGCCGACGGCGAGATAG
- a CDS encoding pyruvoyl-dependent arginine decarboxylase, with the protein MSTIRIVWGTASAPTAMASYDAALAEAGVENYNLVAVSSVIPADTTVEAVGTAPDLGPAGDRLTVVEARATTAGPGRVSAGLGWSQSVEDGPGLFYEAAGETDSDDIETRVREGIESGQDLRDWDFSEPRVRVESAQAASGTYTTAVVLAVYGDGEPIV; encoded by the coding sequence ATGAGCACGATTCGAATCGTCTGGGGAACCGCCTCGGCTCCCACGGCGATGGCATCCTACGACGCCGCACTCGCCGAGGCCGGCGTCGAGAACTACAACCTCGTGGCCGTCTCGTCCGTTATTCCGGCCGATACCACCGTCGAGGCCGTCGGCACTGCACCCGACCTCGGGCCCGCGGGCGACCGGCTCACGGTCGTCGAGGCTCGAGCCACGACCGCCGGTCCGGGGCGGGTGAGCGCCGGACTGGGGTGGTCCCAATCAGTCGAGGATGGACCGGGCCTGTTCTACGAAGCCGCGGGTGAAACCGACAGCGATGATATCGAAACGCGCGTACGAGAAGGGATCGAAAGTGGGCAGGACCTTCGAGACTGGGACTTTAGCGAGCCTCGAGTCCGCGTCGAAAGTGCGCAGGCGGCGTCTGGAACGTATACGACCGCGGTCGTGTTGGCGGTCTACGGCGACGGCGAGCCAATCGTGTGA
- the pan2 gene encoding proteasome-activating nucleotidase Pan2, producing MSRSPSVPERPHREIDPDLSDDERLEALRGHFEDLTDVRDQLSEQLDAADERRERLREKVNTVERENETLKSSSLYISTVEDVLEDDEVVVKQHGNNQEVLTDVSPRIAESVESGDRVAVNDSFSIQTVLDTETDARAQAMEIAEKPDVSYDEIGGIDEQVTEVREAVEQPLDDPELFEDVGIEPPSGVLLHGPPGTGKTMLAKAVATETNATFIKMAGSELVRKFIGEGSRLVRDLFEMAREREPAIIFIDEIDAIAAKRTESKTSGDAEVQRTMMQLLSEMDGFEARGEIRIIAATNRFDMLDRAILRPGRFDRLIEVPEPNQDGREQILEIHTREMAIADEIDFADLAAETEGYSGAEIESLATEAGMFAVRDDRTEVNHEDFTNAIEKIENDDSSDVISSAGYFYQ from the coding sequence ATGTCTCGAAGCCCATCTGTTCCTGAGCGGCCACATCGCGAGATCGATCCGGATCTTTCCGATGACGAACGGCTCGAGGCGCTCCGTGGACACTTCGAAGATCTCACCGACGTTCGAGATCAGCTGTCCGAGCAGCTCGATGCTGCAGACGAGCGCCGCGAACGGTTACGGGAGAAAGTCAATACTGTCGAACGCGAAAACGAGACGCTCAAAAGCTCCTCGTTGTACATCTCGACCGTCGAAGACGTGCTCGAGGACGACGAAGTGGTCGTCAAACAGCACGGAAACAACCAGGAGGTCCTCACGGACGTCTCACCGCGGATCGCAGAGTCGGTCGAAAGCGGCGATCGGGTCGCCGTCAACGACTCGTTTTCGATCCAGACGGTTCTGGACACGGAAACCGATGCCCGCGCACAGGCCATGGAGATCGCCGAAAAACCCGACGTCTCCTACGACGAGATCGGGGGAATCGACGAGCAGGTCACGGAGGTCCGCGAGGCGGTCGAGCAGCCGCTCGACGATCCCGAACTGTTCGAAGACGTGGGGATCGAACCACCGAGCGGGGTTCTCTTGCACGGCCCGCCGGGAACCGGCAAGACGATGCTCGCGAAAGCCGTCGCCACCGAAACCAACGCGACGTTCATCAAGATGGCCGGCTCGGAACTCGTCCGCAAGTTCATCGGCGAGGGCTCCCGACTCGTTCGGGACCTCTTCGAGATGGCCCGCGAGCGCGAACCGGCAATCATCTTCATCGACGAAATCGACGCCATCGCTGCCAAACGAACCGAGTCCAAGACTTCCGGCGACGCCGAGGTCCAGCGGACGATGATGCAACTCCTCAGCGAGATGGACGGGTTCGAGGCTCGCGGCGAGATCCGCATCATCGCCGCCACGAACCGCTTCGACATGCTCGACCGCGCCATCCTTCGGCCCGGCCGGTTCGATCGACTCATCGAAGTCCCCGAACCGAACCAGGACGGACGCGAGCAGATCCTCGAGATCCACACTCGAGAGATGGCGATCGCCGACGAGATCGATTTCGCCGACCTCGCGGCCGAAACCGAGGGCTACTCCGGTGCTGAAATCGAGAGTCTCGCGACCGAAGCCGGCATGTTCGCCGTTCGCGACGATCGCACCGAGGTGAACCACGAGGACTTCACCAACGCCATCGAGAAGATCGAAAACGACGACTCGAGCGACGTGATCTCCTCGGCCGGGTACTTTTATCAATAA